The region GAATGGAAGCAAGGCGAAACGGATACGGACCCAACAAGGAAGACCGCCACGCCGGTCAAGGTTGATTTACCTTCTCATGGAAGCACGAGCACGAGCACGGGGTAAGGTACGGTTTTTTCGTTCCCAAATTTTTGTTAACCATGTCTCAGGTTGGACAGTCGGTACTTCGTAACGAGTAATATCGATTACGATTACGATTACGAGCACGATTACGAGCACGAGCACGCGCAGGAGCACGAGCGGGAGCACGAGCATGAGCACGCGCAGGAGCAGGAGCAGGAGCACGAGCACGGAGGAGACGGTGCGCTCAAACTTGAATTGCTTTAGAGCCTCTAACATTAATGCCGAAACCCCTTCAGGGTACATTCCCTAATGCGGGTGGTTGGTACCCAGGGTAGTCCCGCCTGCGTCGAAGCGACTTCGGCGGGCCAACCCTGGGCTGCGCGCCGAAACCCCTTCGGGGTAAACGCAAGGACGTTATTATTGTTAGAGCCTCTTAATCCAAACATCTGAAGAATCCCACTTCCACGCCGAAAATCGGCCCGCGCTCGTATTGCATTGTGTCGCGGTAGTGCGCGTACGCCGCGCAGCGGTCCGCGTCGATGAGATGGTCGTTCCCTTTTTCGTACACGATGTACCCCATCGCGCCGATCGCGTACGTGTGCGACGCGTATTGCGACTCGCGGTCCGGCAACCGCGGAAACACGATCGTCCGTTCGCGCATGTGCCGCGCGAGCAGGTCCGTCATGAACGCTTTTGCGGGACGCCTGTCCTTCGTGCCGTCCGGCAAGGGTTCGAGTTCGATCGCGCCGCCGAACTCGATGCACTCGATCTTCTCGCACCACGCCTGGCCCCGCGCCATCAGGTTGTGCGCGACCGCGCGGCCGTTGTTGCCCGCGTCGATGCCGATGCGCCGGAACCTGTATGCGTCGTCGAGCGCGGCGATAATGTCCTGCTGGCGCGCGTAGTTCACGCCGTCGAGACGCAACCGCAATACGTTGATGAGGTGCGGCGGGTCCGCGCGGTACACGACAAACTCGGACGGATCGCGCGCGTAGCCCAGGTCGCACCCGAGATAATGCGCGCCCTCGACCGCGCCCGGCGCCTCGAACGCATCGCCTTCCGCCAACGTGATGTCGTGAAACGCGAGGCCCTCGTCCACGCACGCGAGATAATCGTCGAGATCGAACACGGCGTGCGCCGGCGAACCGTGCTGCCCCAACACGCGATGGACGTATCCCGGTGAATTCTTTCCGCCGTACAACAGGGCCAACTCCTCGTCCTTCGCCCGCGAGAATTCCGGGTTCAACGTAGACGGCCAGTTGTGCCGCTCCGCGTCGGGCATCTGCGTCATGCGGTAGAACGAGTTCCGCAACCCGTTCGGCACGCCGTAGACCCAGCGCCAGCCGCCGCCGTTCAGCGCCTGATACAGTTCGCCCCACGCCGACTCCGTCATCTCCTGCGCCTCGTCGACGATTTGCCAATCCACGTGCAGCCCCTGAAAGTTCATGCCGTGCGGCCCGGCGATCCGCCCCCATAACACGAACCCGTTCCGGAACCGCAGGTACCACGAGGGCGACCGCTTCACCTCGACGAGGTCCTTCGCGAACTCCGGCGACGACTCGAACCGGTGCACGATCCGCTGCATCAACGGAAACAGATGGTTGTCGCACTGCGTCGCGATCAGCATCTCGGTGTCCGGCCGCGCCGCCATCGCCCACGCCGCGACGATCTCGATCTCCGACGTCTTGCCCACGTCGCGCCCGTCGCAATGCACTTTCCGCGCCGCAAACGATTCGAGCGAATCGATCTGGTACGGACGCGGCTCCCACGGGTTGCCTCCGCCATCGACAATGCGCGCGCGGGCGAACTCCGTACGCTCCATGGTGTGCACGACCACGGCGCTCTCGCTTTGATTGAATTTATGTTGTTTCAGTTCGCCGCGAAGTTTCTCCGCATCCAGCCGCAACGGTGCGGCGGGCCCGCCGGTCCGCGTGCTATCGGCGGGTGGGGTATCCTTTCACGTGTCCGGAAGTGGAACGGATTCGCAAGCTCCGCCGGCGTCATCCTGGACCGTTGCGCGCGGCCCGGCCTCGACGATTGACGCTTCGATGGCGCGTTTCGCGCGTTTCATAAGCGGTTTGAGCCGACTGCCGAGTCCCATGTCTTCGCTTCGCAACCCGGCGCGCGCGGACGGCCCGGCGGCGGAATTGACCTTGCAGGTCCGATCGTTCGCCTTGAGGGCCATGTCGAGGTTTTCCTTGGTAAAGCTGTCCAGCACCTGGAAATCCGCGCGGCGCGAAACGATGTTGGCAAGAATGAGATTGCACATCTCGAGAGCGGCGACCATCGCGCGGTCGCCCTGTTGGGCGACCAGCGGTTGAAGGCCCGCGATGACGTACTGAATGCACTCCTTGTCCTGCTTGGTCGCGCCCGGCCCATCCAGATCGGACAGCCAGGCCTCCATGACTTTCTTTGCCCATTTCGTGTTACGTCGTGCCATGGTGTAGTCTCCTACATCTTGGCCCGGCGTGTTGCACTGTGGGGTGGCTTTTTGACTCCTCGCGGGCCCGCGAGGAGGCCTGCGATTTCCTTCTCGTTCCCGATTTTCTCGTTCCCCAACGTTCCAGATGGGAACGCGCTCTTGAAAAGCTCTGCTTTGTCGATTTGCGGCTCGGGCTACCCTCGAAACGCTACAAACAGCGCAATTCAAGTTTGAGCACACTGTCTGTTTCGTGCTCCTGCGACACTCGAACTGAATCGATTACGATTACGATTACGATTACGAGCACGATTACGAAGCACGAGCACGAGCACGAGCACGAGCACGAGCACGTGCACGCGGTGCAGTCGACCTTGAAACGCTCTGGCGCGCGCAACCTGCCTACGCCCTCGCGATCTGGACCTCGACGCTGATCGTGTGTTCGCCGCCGCCGAGCACAACGCCGCGCACGGGCGATACGTCGTCGTAGTCGCGCCCCCACGCAAGCGTGATGTGCAGGTCGCTGGGGATCATGTTGTTCGTCGGATCGAAATCCACCCAGCCGAACTTCGGACAGAACACGGACAGCCATGCGTGCGACGCCTGCGCGCCGGTCAGGTTGGGTTCGCCGTTCACGTCGCCGCCGTAGATGTAGCCGCTGACGTAGCGCGCGGGCACACCAACCGAACGCAAACACCCGATCTCGAGGTGCGCGAAATCCTGGCACACGCCGCGCCGGTTCTGCATCACTTCATCGAGGGGCGTTGAAACGGTCGTCGCCGCCGGGTCGTACGTGAAGTCGCGATAAATGCGCGCCGTCAGGTCGGACACCGCGGCCAACAACGGACGCCCCGCGGGAAATGACGGGACCGCGTACGCACGCAACACCGCCGACGCCCCGACGAACCTCGAATCGAACGCGAACCGATACGCATCGATATGGCCGGTTTCCTGCGACGCCTGGACCGCGTCTTCCCACGGAAGCGACTCGTTCAGGTCGAGGTATTCCACCGGATCCACGTCCACTTGCGCGTGCAGCGTCACCTCCATGCTGCTGTGCGGTTCCTGCACCGTGAAGTAGGTAAGTTCGTTGCCGAAGAAGTCCGTGCGCGGCTCGGAAAACAGCGCGCTCGACGGCGTGACCTGCAACTGCTTGTCGAGCACACGCTGGTGCCCGTCGTTGCGCGGCGAGAGGTGCGCGCGGTTGTAACAAATCGGCACGGTCTCGCTGTAATCGTAGCGCGTCAGGTGTCGAATCAAATACGTCATGCGTGCGGCACCGTGCGAATTGTCGTATTCGCGCGCGAGAATTCGGTGTGACTGAAATAGTGCCACGCCAGCGCGTCCGAAACGTCGCGCAACGTCTGCGACCACGACAGCAGCCGCGTCTCCAACCCGGCGCGGCGGCCCTGCGGCGTGACGGCCGCCAACTCGAAGATATCGATCAGCTTGAGGTCCGCGGCCAGCCGCGTTGTGAATTGCTGCTCGCGGCTCGCAAACGGATACGCCCTCTCGCGCGGCAGCGCATCGATGTGGCGCGCGAGGCGTTCGGTCTGGAACGCGACCGCGCGCGGATTCGAATCGTCCGTAACGAGCAAATCCAACACGGCGGGCGTTTGCAGATTGCCGCCATAACGCGACCGGTACGTCATCGCGCTGTCCGAAATCTCGAGCGCTGCCTGCAACACGGCGGACTCCGGATCGATCGGAATCACAAGGCACGATCGCAACAGCTCGACCGTGTTCAGCGTGCGCTCGACGCGCCGCCCGATATCGAGAAATCGCCAGCCCTGCCCGCGCGTCATGTTCTCCGTGGCGAGCCCGCTGAACGCCGCGAGGTCCGTGATCACCTGGTTGAGCAGCGCGAGCGCCTCGCCCGCGCGCGGTTCGCGAAACCCCGTGTCGGGAAATTCTTCCATCAACCGGCCGAGGATGCGCCACGTATCGAGCGACAGGCGGTCGCGCACCACCCACGCGACATTGTTCAGCGTGGCGAACACCGAACTCACACTGTTGATCCAGGTCCGATCGAACAACGCCGCGACGACGCGGCGCGCCACGGCGCGCGGATTGAATTCCATCTCATACCAGTTTTCGCCCGGCGGGTTCGGCAGCACCAGCGACAAGCTGCGCACGACCGCGGGCAACTCGCGCCCGGACGATCCGCCCGATTCGTCCGTCAGCCGCGACAGCACGCAGCGGATCGTGCGCGACGTGCCCTCGAGCCGTTCGAGGTACCGCCCCAGCCAGAACAAATTGTCCGCGGCGCGGCTCGGCAGATTGCTGACCGTGCGCTTGATGTCGATGCGCTGGCCCGCGGGCGGAAGCAGGCTGTGCGAATCGACCGGCCCGCTGGTGAGCGCCCACGTGTCCTTGCTGCCGCCGCCGCGCTGCATCGACATGACGAGCGAGTCCGGCGTTTCGCTGAACCGCGTCAGCCCGCCCGGCATGACCGCGTAGGCGTCGTCGCCGGCGGTCACCGCGTACGATCGCAGCATCATGTAGCGCGGCGTCAACCCGTTCCCGTTCCACACCGGCACCGACGACGGCGTCACGCGTTCCTGCGCGACGAAATCGAAGGGCCGCGCGTGGATCGATTCGAGCAGCGCCGCGCGTTCGCGGCTGCTGAGGTTCTCGACAAGCGTCGGGTTCCAACCGCGCCCGGAAAACGCCGGCGCAACCAACAATTGATCGAAATGATCGATGGTGTATTGAAGGTGATCGGGATGGGCGCACCACCACGTCGTTACCGACGGCAACCGGAGGTCTTCGCCGAGGACGCTCTTGCACAGCGCGGGCAACAACGCGCGCAGCGCCGGCGCCTCCAACGCGCCGCACCCGAGCGCGTTCGCGATCGCGACATTGCCCGCGTGCGCCGCCTGCACCAGCCCCACGAGCCCTGTTGCGGAATCGGTGCCGAACTCGAGCGGATCGCAGAGCTGATCGTCCACGCGCCGCAGGATCACGTCGACGCGCAACAACCCTTCGAGCGTCTTCAGGTACACGCAGTTGTCGCGCACGGTCAGGTCATCGTCTTCGACCAGCGTGAAGTTCAGGTACCGCGCGAGGTACGAATGCTCGAAATAGGTCTCGTGCGTCGGCCCCGGCGACATCAATACGATGGTCGGGTTCTCGCGGTTCGATGGCGCAAGCTCGCGCAACGTCGTGCGAAACCGCTCGAAAAACCCCGCGAGCCGCTGCGCGTTGCAGTCCTGCGTAATCGTCGAAAAGATGCGCGTGGTCACCAGCCGGTTTTCGAGCGCGTAACCCGCTCCCGAGGGCGCCTGCGTCCGGTCCGCCACCACCATCCACGTGCCGTCCGCGCGGCGCGCCAGGTCCGCGGCAAAAAAGTGGAGCCACGCGGCCAGCGGCGGCGCGAGCCCGTGACACGGCACGAGAAACGCCGGGTTCGCGTACACGAACTCCGCGGGCAGCAGCCCCTCGCGCACAAGCCGTTGCGGGCCGTAGATGTCGCGCGCAATGTGATCGAGCAGCGCCGCGCGCTGCGCCATGCCGCGTTCGAGGACCGCGAATTCCTGCTCGGAGAGAATCTGCGGCACGAGATCGACCGTCCACGGACGGTGCGACACGCGCGCGTCGCCGTACACGTTGTACGAGACGCCGTCCTCTTCGATCAGCGACATCGCCTGCTCGTGCCGGCGCTGGAATTCCGCCGCGCCGATCCGATCGATTAGCGATGCGTACGGTTGCCAGTGCGGACGCAACAGCCCTTCCCGCGTCGCCATCTCGTCAAAGGCGTTCGCCGCCGGCCGGTACATCCGAACGAGCGAATCCATATCGGCGTTTGTTTCTCGCGTCGCCATGCGCTGCTTCCGTTCCCAATAAAGGCGCGGCATTGTAACAAACGCCGCCACGGCCATGCGCCGCGCCTCCGGCAGGGACGGATGGCCGAACCCCCGGCATCAGTTGACGAAACGCCGGCGACGATCCGAACACGAAATCGCTTCAACTGCATTTGAACTTGGTGTGGCGTTGCCGCAACCGGATTCGCAAATAAAATGGGCGTCCCCAACCGAGCGTGGGGACGCCCTCGTCATCGTGCCTTCGCATACGTTCGCCTTATGCGGCGGCTATCGCATGGGCCTGATCGAACCGTGCGTGCAACGTCTTCAACGCGTTCCGAATCTGGCCGGTGTCGCGCTTCTCGACTGCTTTCTGCAGCTTCGGAATCGCGCCGCCCACCTTCTTCCCGTTGCGGACCGTGCCGAACAAGTGTCTGCTCACCGTCGACTGCGTCAGATTCAGCATCGCTGCAATCTCTTCCTGCGTCTTGCTGCAGAAGTAATACAGGTGCAAAATCTCCCGCTGGCGCGGCGTGAGCTGATTGCCCATCAGGTCAACCACAACCGGCAACACCGATTGAAAGAAGTCCTGAAGCGCGTAGCGCCGCTCCCGGTGTTCCTCCGTTTCGTACCACAGCGCCCGTTCCGACGGGACGCTTTCCAAATATGCGGATTGAGTCGGGATTTCCCAGAACTCAGGATTGAACCTCGCCATGACCGGATGCTCCTCTTGTTGTTGATCTGCTCCTACTTCGTCTGCCCCGTTGCGCCGGCATCTGCCGGTACTTCGGTTTGCCCCATCGGGCTCGGGTAATTCGCGCATCCGTTTCGTGTCGTACTGGATTGAGCATCGTTTCCACTCCCTCTCGTTTGTCCGCCTCGCAGCGGGGTTAATGGGCCTAAAACAGAAGCGCCGCCGGTGGGTTTTTGGTTCCCGCCTGCGGCGCCTGGTTTGCTTTGCTATGTGCTTGTTAGCGTTTAGCTATGCAGCACCCCCAGGACGGGAACCCCTGCGTGCGGCAGGCGCGTGTCGAGAATAAGTTGCGACACTACGCCCCAGACCGCCATACGCTTCTTGGCGGCTGCGCACTGCGCGGCGTTGTAGTCGAACTGGTTCACGTCCTGTATTCCTCGTTTCATCGGTTTGGCCGGGCCACGGGCCACGGCCGCTCTTTCTGCGCCAATATCTAAGCAAATTGGCTCGGAAAATGCAAGTAAACCCAAACGCTCAGGATACCTGCCGAACTTCCCTACACCCAAACATAGGCATATGCATACTTTTTGGAACACCCCTGTGTTCAATTTTGTACGCAATTTCCACAATTCGACCCTGGATAGAGCATTTTTGTGCACGCCAAGCAGTCCGCAGAATCTCGCAAAATATTCATGTTAAATGTGTTACAAAACATTCCGACTCATGGTATGGGCCTTGCTCTCTCTTGACGGATGAACCATCACGCGGAGCTGGTGCACGGTGCGTGCCCCAGACAGATACAGGGACGGAAGGGGACGGGGATGCAGGAACTAAAGGACGCCGCGAACGACACTGTGGTCCGCGGAAGGATTCTCATCGTCGACGATGAGAACGGTCCGCGCCAGGCGCTGCGGATGCTGCTGAAAGAAGACCACGACGTCTACCTCGCCGTAGACGTCCCAAGCGCACAAGCCGTCCTTGCCGAACAACCCATCGATCTTGTTATTACCGACCTGCGCATGCCGCGCCAATCCGGCACGGAACTGCTGCGCTGGGTCAAAGCCAATTTGGAAGACGTCGAGGTCATCATTCTCACCGGGTTCGGAGAACTCGATTCGGCCATGACCGCGGTCGAGTGTGGCGCGCTCGCCTACGTCGTGAAACCGTTCGACACCCAGGTGATGCTGCGCCACGTCGAGGAAGGCCTCGCCAAGCGGATCGAGGAGCGTGAACGGCGGCGGCTCGAGGAACTCGCGCTCGAAGCGAACCGCTTCGAGACGCTGGGCCGGTTCGTGACCGGCATGCTGCACGACCTCGGCACGCCGCTCGCCGTGATCACCGGCCAACTCGAAATCGTGTTACAGAAAGCGGAATCCGATGTGCCGCGCGACCGCCTGAGCGTGATCCACGGACAGATCGGGCTATGCACCGACATCGTTCGTTCCGCGATGAATTTCCTGCGCCACGAGACGCAGCGTTTCTCGATCCTCAACATCAACGACGTGGCGGACGCCTGCCTCAACGTCAGCCAACCCGTCACGCAGAAGCTGAACATCAAAGTCACCCGCGAACTCGCCCAGAACATTCCGATCTGCGAAGGCGACTTCGTCCTGCTGCGCCAGGCCGTGCTGAACCTGATCAACAACGCGTGCCAGGCGATGGACGGGACCGAAGGGCCGCGCGAACTCCACGTGCGCACCTGGCGCGAACCCGACGATATCTGCATTTCGATCAGCGACACCGGCCCGGGCGTTCCCCCCGAATTGCGCACGAAAATCTTCGACACCTTCTTCTCGACAAAGGGCGACCGCGGAACCGGCCTCGGCCTCGCCGCGGTGAAGAACATCATGCGCCGTCACAACGGCGACGTAATCGTCCGCGAAAACGAACGCGGCGGCGCGGACTTCGTACTTCGGTTCCCGATCAAACGGTAGGCTCCGGCGGGGCGCAAGCTCGAGCTTCGGGCGGCGCCGCAGCGTTCCTCGGTCGTCACGGGCCCATTCGCAAACTTTCGCTTTCGGTTTCCCTTTACCTACTCCGAATGGTACGATAATAGCGCTTTCAAATTCGGCGAGGATACGTTATGGCGACGACTGATCAACCTTCCCTCCAACTAAGACATCAACCGGTACCGCTTTTTGCAAACGGCTTTGAAATCCAAGTATCCAACGCCGATGTCATGGTTGTCTTTAGCGGAGGCGCCGAGCGTTACGAACTGCACATCTCCATGACTCTTGCCAAGACCTTGGGTGTCAAGCTTAACGAGGTCATCCGGGACATTGAAGATCAGATGGGGCAACCCATAATTACCGCAGACAAAATGAACGAAATAATCGAGACCCTCCGAAAAAAGAAGAGCAGCGCCCAGTGAATTACCGTCAAGTAGATCGGGAGCTAGACCGGCTTGCGACTTTGGAACGAGCTTGGAACGGCGAAAACGCTGCGCCATTCGCCGAGAACGTAATCCGCGCGTGCAAGGAACTTCTTGCGTGCCTCGAATTGGGGGGATTTACCGAGATCGATCTAATTCCGGACACGGACGGTAACGTGGTGATCCTCGTGGATGGCAATGGATATCTCGCGCGCTTCGACGTACGCGGCCAGTTTGATATTGAATACGACCTTGAAATTAACGACTACGAGTATCCAACCGAGTATTTCGGGTTAAGCGCGTTGCCGAACGCATTGAATACGTTGAGGGCCAGGTTGAGCGAACTATGCAGCTTGTCAGAAAGATTAGCCCAAGATGGTGGTTACGGGGAAATCAAAAGTTTGACCTCATCGCCTTCAAGGCAAGCACGAGTGATAAAGGCGTCTCCTCAGTCAGCCTTCCCTGCATTCTCGACTGCTCCGCTGACATATGTGCCCACCTAAGGCGGTACTATCTCAGCGAAAAAAGCGTCGGCGAACCCCTCGTCTATTGGATTTACTCTCTTGATCGCGTAAGAGAAGTCGCCGGTATTACCTCCGAGATTGAGGTTTCGGAGGAAGAAAGTACAACCGGCGACATCTGCCACCGCAGCGTGTTGAATATTGAAAAGCGCCATTCCAAAAAAGTGGCCGGCAGCATAAGGCCGGAGGACTGCTATTTCTGCGATAGTGGTACGGTCAGGCCTTGCACCGCTTCCGACTTCAATGCGTGGAAATCGCAACTCGGACCCGCCTGACGGATCGGCGCGGCCGGCGCAATTATCCCAGCCCCTCGATCTTCCACCCCTGCCGGTATCTCGGTTTCACAAACGTATTCGCCTCCGCGCAATCCGGCGAATACTTGGCGGCCGTGTCCCACCGCAGATCGCGCCCGGTTAACAGCGCAAGATTCCCCAACTGCATGATCTCCGTCATCGGCGCGGCAAAATCGGCGAAGTTCGCCATGGGCGCGGGCCCGCCCTTGCACGCGTCGATCCACTCTTGATGATGCCCCTTCACGCGCGGCAACGCCGGCGTGGGCGGTTGGTAGTCCTTGAACTTTTCCTTTGGGTACAGCACGTGCCTGTCGCCGGCCCAATCGATCGAGTACAGCGTACCCTCGCTTCCGACGATGATGCATCCGTTTGCATCGACCGGATCGCCGTCAATCAACGACGCCGGTGGCTTATGCCCGCCGTCGTACCAATACAATTTCAACGCGGGGTTTCTCCCCTGCGCGGGAAAGTCGAGACATAACTCCGCCCACGCCGGAAACGTTTCCGCGCACAGCGGCGAGCTCGCAACAATGCTTGCGCCATCGGGCATGCCCAACTGCAATCCAAGATAGGCGATCGCCGCGTTGTGAATGCCCATGTCGCCGATCGCGCCGGAACCAAAATCTTTCCACCCGCGCCATTTGAACGGGACGTACGCCGGGTGATACGGCCGCGACGGCGCGACGCCGAGCCACAGGTCCCAATCCAGCGTATCGGGCACGGGCGGTGAATCCGCCGGACGCTCGACGCCCTGTGGCCACCAGTTCAGCGCGCGATCGGTCCACACATGGATTTCCTTCGGCGTGCCGATCACGCCCGCGCGCAACATCTCGATCCCCGTCCGCGTGTTGTCGAACGAAACGCCCTGCGTGCCCATTTGCGTCGCGACTTTATATTCCTTCGCCGTCGCCGCCATCACGCGCGCCTCGTCAATGGTGCGCGTCAGCGGCTTCTCGCAGTACACGTGTTTGCCAAGACGCATCGCCGGCACGCCAATCGGCGCGTGCATGTGATCGGGCGTGCTGACAACAACCGCGTCGAACGCTGCCGAATCGTCCAATAGTTTTCGCCAGTCCGTGTAGCGCTTCGCGCCGGGGTATCCCGCAAGCGCCTCCGCCGCGCGCGCAGCGTCGACGTCGCACAACGCGACGATGTTTTCGACCGACGTCTCACGCAGGTTGGACGCCCCGCGTCCGCCACAGCCAACGACAGCGATGTTTAGTCTCTCATTTGGCGAAACGCTTCGCGGCACGACACGAGCCGTATTCGTCCTCGTAGCGCAACCGGCAACAACCCCGCTCGTCGTAACCGCGGCAAGAAACGCCCGACGGCTGAGTGTATTGTGATCCATGGCGACCTCCCTTCGCTTCCCGACGGCCGGCACATTTTCCTCGTCGAACTGTATTTCATTTCGTGCTCGTGCTCGTAATCGTAATCAAATACTCGACATCATTGGAAAGATGCTCGCTAATCTACGTCCGAGAAACTCATCGTCTCTTCGTCTCGAAACGACCTTCCATTTCGGCGCAAACCGCGAGCTTCAATTCCTCCCTCTCCCGCGCGCGTAAACAATCACCGCCGATCCCGGCGCCTCATCGATCCGAATACCAAACCCCTCCGCCATCAAGCGCCCACCCGCAATCGACTCGTCCGCGCTCGTATCCAAATTCGTCAAGGTGTACGTCGCCCCCTCGCCCAGCCCACGCAATCTCAAATGCAGCGTCGCATCGGGCGCCTTGCCGCGGCGAAATGCCTGCACAAGCCCCGCGTCTTTCTCCGGGTCATGGAATTGCCACGCGATCCATGCATCCTCTGCCGTCGTATACGGGGATAGCGGGTAATAATCCTTGCTGAAGAATTCCCGCACCCGCTTCAATTCGTTCACGCGCGCCGTCGCCTGTTCCCAAAACGCCGGATTCTCCGAGCGGTAGTCGAGCGCCATCGTGAACGAACTGCCCAATCCACTGCGGAACTCATAGGGATTTACCGATACCGCTCCGACGCCGTGTACGGGCAACCACAGGCTCAACGCGTGCGTCATGCACTGCTCCGCGATCGGGTCCCAGCAGTTGTCCGTGCGCCACAGAAACACGCAGCGCCGCAGCATCTCGAGATCGAGACGGCGTCCGCCGCTCGCGCAATTGTCGATGACAAGGTCCGGATGATCGCGGCGGAGCGTGTCGAAAAAGTCGTAAAGCCCCTCGATGTAACGAATCTCCCGAATGCCTTGGCGGTCTTCCGGTTCGTCGTTTCGCCAGTAATACAGAGGAAACAAATTGAAATCGTGGCGATAAACGTCGACGCCGTACGCGGAAACCTGCGACGAAATCTTGCTCGTTATCCATGCGCGGGCGTCGTCATTTCCGAGATCGAGCAGCCTGAATCCGTCCTTCTCGTGATAGGCAAGTTCCGGCGGCAGCCCCGCGGGTTTCAGCAGCCATTCCGGATGCTGCGTATCGAGCCACGTCCCCGGCATCACGCGTTCCGGCTCGAACCACTGCAAGTACTTCAGTCCGCGCGCG is a window of Candidatus Hydrogenedentota bacterium DNA encoding:
- a CDS encoding transglutaminase family protein, with protein sequence MTYLIRHLTRYDYSETVPICYNRAHLSPRNDGHQRVLDKQLQVTPSSALFSEPRTDFFGNELTYFTVQEPHSSMEVTLHAQVDVDPVEYLDLNESLPWEDAVQASQETGHIDAYRFAFDSRFVGASAVLRAYAVPSFPAGRPLLAAVSDLTARIYRDFTYDPAATTVSTPLDEVMQNRRGVCQDFAHLEIGCLRSVGVPARYVSGYIYGGDVNGEPNLTGAQASHAWLSVFCPKFGWVDFDPTNNMIPSDLHITLAWGRDYDDVSPVRGVVLGGGEHTISVEVQIARA
- a CDS encoding circularly permuted type 2 ATP-grasp protein; protein product: MATRETNADMDSLVRMYRPAANAFDEMATREGLLRPHWQPYASLIDRIGAAEFQRRHEQAMSLIEEDGVSYNVYGDARVSHRPWTVDLVPQILSEQEFAVLERGMAQRAALLDHIARDIYGPQRLVREGLLPAEFVYANPAFLVPCHGLAPPLAAWLHFFAADLARRADGTWMVVADRTQAPSGAGYALENRLVTTRIFSTITQDCNAQRLAGFFERFRTTLRELAPSNRENPTIVLMSPGPTHETYFEHSYLARYLNFTLVEDDDLTVRDNCVYLKTLEGLLRVDVILRRVDDQLCDPLEFGTDSATGLVGLVQAAHAGNVAIANALGCGALEAPALRALLPALCKSVLGEDLRLPSVTTWWCAHPDHLQYTIDHFDQLLVAPAFSGRGWNPTLVENLSSRERAALLESIHARPFDFVAQERVTPSSVPVWNGNGLTPRYMMLRSYAVTAGDDAYAVMPGGLTRFSETPDSLVMSMQRGGGSKDTWALTSGPVDSHSLLPPAGQRIDIKRTVSNLPSRAADNLFWLGRYLERLEGTSRTIRCVLSRLTDESGGSSGRELPAVVRSLSLVLPNPPGENWYEMEFNPRAVARRVVAALFDRTWINSVSSVFATLNNVAWVVRDRLSLDTWRILGRLMEEFPDTGFREPRAGEALALLNQVITDLAAFSGLATENMTRGQGWRFLDIGRRVERTLNTVELLRSCLVIPIDPESAVLQAALEISDSAMTYRSRYGGNLQTPAVLDLLVTDDSNPRAVAFQTERLARHIDALPRERAYPFASREQQFTTRLAADLKLIDIFELAAVTPQGRRAGLETRLLSWSQTLRDVSDALAWHYFSHTEFSRANTTIRTVPHA
- a CDS encoding response regulator, with protein sequence MQELKDAANDTVVRGRILIVDDENGPRQALRMLLKEDHDVYLAVDVPSAQAVLAEQPIDLVITDLRMPRQSGTELLRWVKANLEDVEVIILTGFGELDSAMTAVECGALAYVVKPFDTQVMLRHVEEGLAKRIEERERRRLEELALEANRFETLGRFVTGMLHDLGTPLAVITGQLEIVLQKAESDVPRDRLSVIHGQIGLCTDIVRSAMNFLRHETQRFSILNINDVADACLNVSQPVTQKLNIKVTRELAQNIPICEGDFVLLRQAVLNLINNACQAMDGTEGPRELHVRTWREPDDICISISDTGPGVPPELRTKIFDTFFSTKGDRGTGLGLAAVKNIMRRHNGDVIVRENERGGADFVLRFPIKR
- a CDS encoding Gfo/Idh/MocA family oxidoreductase, with amino-acid sequence MDHNTLSRRAFLAAVTTSGVVAGCATRTNTARVVPRSVSPNERLNIAVVGCGGRGASNLRETSVENIVALCDVDAARAAEALAGYPGAKRYTDWRKLLDDSAAFDAVVVSTPDHMHAPIGVPAMRLGKHVYCEKPLTRTIDEARVMAATAKEYKVATQMGTQGVSFDNTRTGIEMLRAGVIGTPKEIHVWTDRALNWWPQGVERPADSPPVPDTLDWDLWLGVAPSRPYHPAYVPFKWRGWKDFGSGAIGDMGIHNAAIAYLGLQLGMPDGASIVASSPLCAETFPAWAELCLDFPAQGRNPALKLYWYDGGHKPPASLIDGDPVDANGCIIVGSEGTLYSIDWAGDRHVLYPKEKFKDYQPPTPALPRVKGHHQEWIDACKGGPAPMANFADFAAPMTEIMQLGNLALLTGRDLRWDTAAKYSPDCAEANTFVKPRYRQGWKIEGLG